From Haloglomus litoreum, the proteins below share one genomic window:
- a CDS encoding DUF429 domain-containing protein, whose translation MATYLGVDWAGSCWLVVAAGDEPTVTTEPSFLNVWHEHGHDAASVLVDIPIGLPERGTRACDEAAMDVLGPRRSTVFAIPSREVVETDDYDTARELNGDTLASQSWWLFPRIREVDVFLQENEDATDHVYESHPEVCFAKLATEPLPPKDTNDGRDERLALLADAPALHKRIDTVLTEREDGTEWHDRISVGKRDDLLDAAVLAYTAQQLELGSRETDQTYPHLPEDPAEDDELGLPMEIIYPEMKR comes from the coding sequence ATGGCCACCTACCTAGGTGTTGACTGGGCCGGCAGCTGTTGGCTGGTCGTCGCGGCCGGTGACGAACCGACCGTCACCACCGAACCGTCGTTCCTCAACGTCTGGCACGAACACGGGCACGATGCAGCGTCGGTACTCGTCGATATCCCGATTGGCCTCCCAGAGAGGGGGACCCGAGCCTGCGATGAGGCGGCGATGGATGTCCTCGGCCCCCGACGCAGTACCGTGTTCGCCATCCCATCCAGGGAGGTCGTCGAGACGGACGACTACGACACTGCCCGGGAACTGAACGGGGACACACTCGCCAGCCAGAGCTGGTGGCTGTTCCCACGGATTCGGGAGGTCGATGTCTTCCTGCAGGAGAACGAGGATGCGACCGACCACGTCTATGAGAGTCATCCCGAGGTCTGCTTCGCGAAACTGGCCACGGAGCCGCTCCCGCCGAAGGACACGAACGACGGGCGGGACGAGCGGCTCGCACTCCTCGCGGATGCGCCAGCGCTCCACAAGCGTATCGACACAGTCCTGACCGAGCGCGAGGACGGAACCGAGTGGCACGACCGGATCTCGGTAGGCAAACGCGACGACCTCCTCGACGCGGCCGTCCTCGCCTACACAGCACAGCAACTTGAGCTGGGCTCTCGGGAGACAGACCAGACGTATCCACACCTCCCCGAGGACCCAGCAGAAGATGACGAGCTGGGGCTTCCGATGGAGATCATCTACCCCGAGATGAAGCGGTGA
- a CDS encoding DUF4442 domain-containing protein: protein MAATSEHDGPFPGERDESLRTRLERRLFNCFPAYRLGGGRVTYIRRDWREVHVAVPRSLWTRNYVGTIFGGSMYAAVDPIYMLMCIRTLGDDFTVWDKSAEIHFRKPGESTLHAKFELPEAETDAIREQLAPGESTDRVYDVELVDEEGVVHAEVEKTLYVRRDE from the coding sequence ATGGCTGCCACGAGCGAGCACGACGGCCCCTTCCCGGGCGAGCGCGACGAGTCCCTCCGGACGCGGCTGGAGCGCCGACTGTTCAACTGCTTTCCCGCCTACCGCCTGGGTGGCGGCCGCGTGACGTACATCCGGCGGGACTGGCGCGAGGTCCACGTCGCCGTCCCACGCTCGCTCTGGACGCGCAACTACGTCGGCACCATCTTCGGCGGCTCGATGTACGCCGCCGTCGACCCCATCTACATGCTGATGTGTATCCGCACCCTCGGTGACGACTTCACCGTCTGGGACAAATCGGCGGAGATCCACTTCCGGAAACCCGGCGAGTCAACCCTCCACGCGAAGTTCGAGTTGCCCGAGGCCGAAACCGATGCCATCCGCGAGCAACTCGCCCCCGGCGAGTCGACCGACCGGGTGTACGACGTGGAACTCGTCGACGAGGAGGGCGTGGTCCACGCCGAGGTCGAGAAGACGCTGTACGTCCGCCGGGACGAGTGA
- a CDS encoding signal peptidase I, producing the protein MTAEGTAAVNRANRALVSALVLVLVLSVVAPFAVFGVPQLIGADRSYVVLSGSMEPYMSAGDAVIVAAGPAASIREGDVITYQRGGDIPTTHRVIERVTDEQGVAFRTMGDANEDPDPALVRPGSVVGEVVLVIPYIGYVVQFANTPIGIASLVVVPIGLLVISELWRYVASRRRRKAPTAPRPAVRRVAEAEPADEADDSREPTPRPRATSQATTADTAPEPRRTAPAPRSATASGPASDGASQPVYGVKTLDLGLTFLVLVVLAAYSGWMLYNEIRVESAMVLAGAVMALLLLAATWLLAARAARGGRRETAVNSSTTDRPGGTSAPPLRPGSERGQETTDD; encoded by the coding sequence ATGACCGCCGAGGGCACGGCGGCCGTCAACCGGGCGAACCGCGCACTCGTGAGTGCGCTGGTGCTCGTGCTGGTGCTGTCGGTGGTCGCGCCGTTCGCCGTGTTCGGCGTCCCGCAACTGATCGGCGCCGACCGGAGCTACGTCGTCCTCTCGGGGTCGATGGAGCCGTACATGTCCGCCGGCGACGCGGTCATCGTCGCCGCGGGCCCGGCCGCGAGTATCCGCGAGGGCGACGTCATCACGTACCAGCGCGGTGGCGACATCCCGACCACCCACCGGGTCATCGAGCGCGTGACCGACGAACAGGGGGTCGCCTTCCGGACGATGGGTGACGCCAACGAGGACCCCGACCCCGCGCTCGTCCGACCCGGCAGCGTCGTCGGGGAGGTCGTCCTGGTCATCCCGTACATCGGGTACGTGGTCCAGTTCGCCAACACCCCCATCGGCATCGCGTCGCTGGTGGTCGTCCCCATCGGCCTGCTGGTGATCTCGGAGCTCTGGCGCTACGTGGCCTCCCGGCGCCGCCGGAAGGCACCGACCGCCCCCCGACCCGCCGTCCGGCGGGTCGCCGAGGCGGAGCCCGCCGACGAGGCGGACGATTCCCGAGAGCCGACGCCACGGCCCCGGGCGACGTCGCAGGCGACGACCGCCGACACCGCGCCTGAGCCCCGGCGGACCGCGCCGGCCCCCCGGTCGGCGACGGCGAGCGGACCCGCCAGCGATGGCGCGTCCCAGCCCGTCTACGGCGTGAAGACGCTGGACCTCGGGCTCACGTTCCTGGTCCTCGTCGTGCTGGCGGCCTACAGCGGCTGGATGCTGTACAACGAGATCCGCGTCGAGTCCGCGATGGTGCTGGCGGGGGCCGTGATGGCCCTGCTGCTGCTCGCCGCGACCTGGCTGCTGGCGGCGCGTGCCGCCCGCGGCGGCCGGCGTGAGACCGCGGTGAACAGTTCGACGACCGACCGCCCCGGCGGTACGAGCGCCCCCCCGTTGCGCCCGGGATCCGAGCGGGGACAGGAGACAACCGATGACTGA
- a CDS encoding DUF7095 family protein: MTDDAAGEGWSREAAVDRLDDLVETVETERMPVPVREVWVTGDLVLGVDPVERLEVYLTKDLLFKDAPERDEEFRKSHGVQGVGKTVSAAWADEYPEHLRANANGHAAPEKCLAAHLFGDGGEPVHLEVCNTGFENNVTQRLRGARAREDYTQLLDPRAACLWVAGEDGGVRSDEAFRKLREGEFVFPTLSKALEMLDMEPEEAAEAAAELRAHRRERDGQTVRGDVV, encoded by the coding sequence ATGACAGACGACGCGGCGGGCGAGGGCTGGTCCCGCGAGGCGGCCGTCGACCGGCTCGACGACCTGGTCGAGACCGTCGAGACCGAGCGGATGCCCGTCCCCGTGCGGGAGGTGTGGGTGACCGGCGACCTCGTCCTCGGGGTCGACCCGGTCGAGCGCCTGGAGGTGTACCTGACGAAGGACCTGCTGTTCAAGGACGCGCCCGAGCGCGACGAGGAGTTCCGCAAGAGCCACGGCGTGCAGGGCGTCGGCAAGACCGTCTCGGCGGCGTGGGCCGACGAGTACCCCGAGCACCTCCGCGCGAACGCGAACGGCCACGCCGCCCCCGAGAAGTGCCTCGCGGCGCACCTGTTCGGCGACGGCGGCGAACCCGTCCACCTCGAAGTGTGCAACACCGGCTTCGAGAACAACGTCACCCAGCGCCTGCGCGGTGCCCGCGCCCGCGAGGACTACACGCAGTTGCTCGACCCGCGGGCCGCGTGCCTCTGGGTCGCCGGGGAGGACGGCGGCGTCCGGAGCGACGAGGCGTTCCGGAAACTGCGCGAGGGCGAGTTCGTCTTCCCGACGCTGTCGAAGGCGCTGGAGATGCTCGATATGGAGCCCGAGGAGGCCGCGGAAGCGGCGGCGGAACTCCGCGCGCACCGGCGCGAGCGCGACGGGCAGACCGTTCGTGGCGACGTGGTGTAG
- a CDS encoding class I adenylate-forming enzyme family protein, which yields MNFANHVEFQAADRPDELAITDPKREMSYAELDAETSAVANGLAALGVAPGDRVALFLPNLTTFLTSYLGAMKLGAIPVPINLRFGQAEIAHVVTDADPAAIAVFDEAAPAFAEKPLDAELVVVGDEVPEGTTPYGGLVADAEKSFEIESRLDSAVAEILYTSGTTGRPKGVQHTHGNLGANARGGRALMGYGPDTSFLTVAPCFHASGLNATTTPSLVHGAENHFLPEWDPELALRTMAERDVTYTMMIPTMVLDLLEHGTEGYDLSAFESLNVGGSPMPAERIAEAEAALGCDLYEGYGMTEVTLGAAGNRPGQDVYKAGSIGTVAGPWAEGRIEDPETGEAVAQGEKGELLWRGDVVMKGYWNLPEKNDEVFVERPAPPEQAGGGGEAAERESKEWLRSGDIGHVDEDGHLFLDDRIDDMFISGGENVYPREIEDVIYELDGVREAAVVGTPHERLGEQVTAIVRGDVTADEVEAVCRGALADYKVPREIHVRDDPLPQTATMKLDKVALRDEYGG from the coding sequence ATGAACTTCGCGAACCACGTCGAGTTCCAGGCCGCGGACCGGCCCGACGAACTCGCCATCACCGACCCGAAGCGGGAGATGAGCTACGCCGAACTGGACGCCGAGACGAGTGCGGTGGCGAACGGGCTCGCGGCCCTGGGTGTGGCGCCGGGCGACCGCGTCGCGCTGTTCCTGCCGAACCTGACGACGTTCCTGACGAGCTACCTGGGGGCGATGAAGCTGGGCGCCATCCCGGTACCCATCAACCTCCGGTTCGGGCAGGCCGAGATCGCCCACGTCGTGACCGACGCCGACCCGGCGGCCATCGCCGTCTTCGACGAGGCCGCGCCGGCGTTCGCGGAGAAACCGCTGGACGCCGAACTCGTCGTGGTCGGCGACGAGGTGCCCGAGGGGACCACGCCGTACGGTGGCCTCGTCGCGGACGCCGAGAAGTCGTTCGAGATCGAGTCGCGGCTGGACTCGGCGGTCGCGGAGATTCTCTACACCAGCGGGACGACCGGCCGGCCGAAGGGCGTCCAGCACACCCACGGGAACCTCGGTGCGAACGCGCGCGGGGGGCGCGCGCTGATGGGGTACGGTCCCGACACCTCGTTCCTGACGGTCGCGCCGTGCTTCCACGCCTCCGGGCTGAACGCGACCACGACGCCGTCGCTGGTCCACGGCGCCGAGAACCACTTCCTGCCGGAGTGGGACCCGGAACTCGCGCTCCGGACGATGGCCGAGCGCGACGTGACCTACACGATGATGATCCCGACGATGGTGCTCGACCTGCTCGAGCACGGCACCGAGGGGTACGACCTGTCGGCGTTCGAGTCGCTCAACGTCGGCGGCTCGCCGATGCCGGCCGAGCGCATCGCCGAGGCCGAGGCCGCGCTGGGCTGTGACCTCTACGAGGGGTACGGGATGACCGAGGTGACGCTCGGTGCCGCGGGCAACAGGCCCGGGCAGGACGTCTACAAGGCGGGCAGCATCGGCACCGTGGCCGGGCCCTGGGCCGAGGGACGCATCGAGGACCCCGAGACCGGCGAGGCGGTCGCGCAGGGCGAGAAGGGGGAGCTGCTCTGGCGTGGCGACGTCGTGATGAAGGGCTACTGGAACCTGCCCGAGAAGAACGACGAGGTGTTCGTCGAGCGGCCTGCTCCTCCGGAGCAGGCTGGGGGAGGCGGCGAAGCCGCCGAGCGCGAGAGCAAGGAGTGGCTCCGCTCGGGCGACATCGGTCACGTCGACGAGGACGGTCACCTCTTCCTCGACGACCGTATCGACGACATGTTCATCTCCGGCGGGGAGAACGTCTACCCCCGCGAGATCGAGGACGTCATCTACGAACTCGACGGCGTCCGGGAGGCCGCCGTCGTGGGCACGCCCCACGAGCGGTTGGGCGAGCAGGTGACGGCCATCGTCCGCGGCGACGTGACCGCCGACGAGGTGGAGGCCGTCTGCCGGGGCGCGCTGGCCGACTACAAGGTCCCACGCGAGATCCACGTTCGCGACGACCCGCTCCCGCAGACGGCGACGATGAAACTCGATAAGGTCGCGCTGCGGGACGAGTACGGCGGGTAG
- a CDS encoding CopG family ribbon-helix-helix protein translates to MTVVSISMPESLVNRLDEFAEEHGYTGRSEVVREGARNLLSEFEDRRLEGRNLLGVVTVVFNYETSNAEERMMQLRHAHEDLVTSNVHNHVGDHYCMELFIVEGSLEEISGFVGKVRATQDTLSVDYSVLPVDDFDGVLEEAMAAAEDGDGGHEHGHDHDD, encoded by the coding sequence ATGACCGTCGTGAGCATCTCGATGCCCGAGTCCCTCGTGAACCGGCTGGACGAGTTCGCCGAGGAGCACGGCTACACCGGCCGGAGCGAGGTCGTCCGTGAGGGCGCCCGGAACCTGTTGAGCGAGTTCGAGGACCGGCGGCTGGAGGGCCGGAACCTGCTGGGCGTCGTGACCGTCGTGTTCAACTACGAGACCTCGAACGCCGAGGAGCGGATGATGCAGCTGCGACACGCCCACGAGGACCTCGTCACCTCGAACGTCCACAACCACGTCGGCGACCACTACTGCATGGAGCTGTTCATCGTGGAGGGATCGCTGGAGGAGATCTCGGGCTTCGTCGGGAAGGTCCGCGCCACGCAGGACACCCTCAGCGTCGACTACTCCGTCCTGCCGGTCGACGACTTCGACGGCGTGCTGGAGGAGGCGATGGCGGCCGCCGAGGACGGCGACGGTGGCCACGAGCACGGGCACGACCACGATGACTGA
- a CDS encoding deoxyribonuclease IV, producing the protein MLRVGAHTSIAGGVQNAVEEQLEYDGNCGQIFSHSPQVWADPSIEDDDAAAFRDLAAEHEVGPWVIHSSYLVNLCTPKEDLHEKSVASMQTELDVADRLDIDYVNVHLGAHTGAGVEGGLENAVASFDELDVPDGVTILVESDAGSGTKLGGQFEHLAYVCDESRHDLEVCLDTAHMFAAGYDLSTPEGVEETFAEFDETVGTERLACVHLNDSKHECGTNKDEHAHICEGHIGEDGMAAFVNHDAVADVPFVLETPTEDGRSFAWNIERVRELYEG; encoded by the coding sequence ATGCTCAGAGTCGGCGCACACACCTCCATCGCCGGTGGTGTCCAGAACGCGGTCGAGGAGCAACTGGAGTACGACGGCAACTGCGGGCAGATCTTCTCGCACTCGCCGCAGGTCTGGGCCGACCCGTCCATCGAGGACGACGACGCCGCGGCGTTCCGTGACCTCGCCGCCGAACACGAGGTCGGCCCGTGGGTCATCCACTCCTCGTACCTGGTCAATCTCTGCACGCCGAAAGAGGACCTCCACGAGAAGTCGGTCGCCTCGATGCAGACCGAACTCGACGTGGCCGACCGCCTCGACATCGACTACGTCAACGTCCACCTCGGGGCCCACACCGGCGCCGGCGTCGAGGGCGGCCTCGAGAACGCCGTCGCGTCGTTCGACGAACTCGACGTGCCCGACGGGGTGACGATCCTCGTCGAGTCCGACGCCGGGTCCGGGACGAAGCTCGGCGGGCAGTTCGAACACCTCGCGTACGTCTGCGACGAGTCCCGTCACGACCTGGAGGTGTGTCTGGACACGGCGCACATGTTCGCCGCCGGCTACGACCTCTCCACACCCGAGGGGGTCGAGGAGACGTTCGCCGAGTTCGACGAGACGGTCGGCACCGAGCGGCTCGCCTGCGTCCACCTCAACGACTCGAAACACGAGTGCGGCACCAACAAGGACGAGCACGCCCACATCTGCGAGGGCCACATCGGCGAGGACGGGATGGCCGCGTTCGTCAACCACGACGCCGTCGCGGACGTACCGTTCGTGCTGGAGACGCCGACGGAGGACGGCCGGAGCTTCGCCTGGAACATCGAGAGGGTCCGGGAGCTGTACGAGGGCTGA
- a CDS encoding helix-turn-helix transcriptional regulator: protein MVDAFEAVSFLTRSENRVDVLESLAGGAHTERELVADTGITDVTVGRVLEDFTERGWVVETGDGYRRTRLGDMLAEDYARFEDSMDLACRLGPVRDLLPLEELPFDLRLLGEGLVSDPETFDTLGAVDHWKRLIRQSDRVVGTATAGTATTVVAEPFHHEIVERGTEFEVVVSQAYYEAARSDPESRRLAREVLEAGAEYYLAEDIAEFTTQVANFDDIATVSGYDEAGNIRVGIETRAKPVHEWVQSVYDEHRENARRLTPEDFAE from the coding sequence ATGGTGGATGCGTTCGAGGCAGTCAGCTTCCTGACGCGGTCGGAGAACCGCGTCGACGTGCTGGAGAGCCTCGCAGGGGGGGCGCACACGGAGCGCGAACTGGTGGCAGATACCGGGATAACGGACGTGACGGTGGGGCGGGTGCTGGAGGACTTCACCGAGCGTGGCTGGGTCGTCGAGACCGGGGACGGCTACCGTCGGACCCGGCTCGGCGACATGCTGGCCGAGGACTACGCCCGCTTCGAGGACTCGATGGACCTCGCCTGTCGGCTCGGGCCGGTTCGGGACCTGCTGCCGCTCGAGGAGCTGCCGTTCGACCTGCGGTTGCTCGGCGAGGGACTGGTCTCGGACCCGGAGACGTTCGACACGCTGGGCGCGGTCGACCACTGGAAACGGCTCATCCGGCAGTCCGACCGCGTCGTGGGCACTGCGACCGCGGGCACCGCGACGACCGTCGTGGCCGAGCCGTTCCACCACGAGATCGTCGAGCGTGGGACCGAGTTCGAGGTGGTCGTCTCGCAGGCCTACTACGAGGCCGCGCGGAGCGACCCCGAGTCCCGACGGCTCGCGCGCGAGGTACTGGAGGCCGGGGCGGAGTACTACCTCGCCGAGGACATCGCGGAGTTCACCACCCAGGTCGCCAACTTCGACGACATCGCGACCGTCTCGGGCTACGACGAGGCGGGCAACATCCGTGTCGGCATCGAGACGCGGGCGAAGCCGGTCCACGAGTGGGTGCAGTCGGTCTACGACGAGCATCGCGAGAACGCCCGGCGGCTGACGCCCGAGGACTTCGCCGAGTGA
- a CDS encoding cob(I)yrinic acid a,c-diamide adenosyltransferase — MTEGPAADDPDPVRANTPGGGVRPESRDIEPAAPEEFGLVQAWWGDGKGKTTAALGMAMRAVGHGYQVHVLQFMKGGADSVEDVRGEYNAIAALPGFSYENLGHYGWHAMPDGSEERDHSAEAEAGLERARELVAAAADADLATPFDPAGDADEGMHMLVLDEVLYAAERELVAPAEVRELVESKPDALELVLTGGHSPPEFLGDAADLVSEVRKGRHPFDDGHRARKGTEY, encoded by the coding sequence ATGACTGAAGGCCCCGCGGCCGACGACCCCGACCCGGTCCGCGCGAACACGCCCGGCGGCGGCGTCCGCCCCGAATCCCGGGACATCGAGCCCGCTGCACCCGAGGAGTTCGGCCTGGTGCAGGCCTGGTGGGGCGACGGGAAGGGGAAGACGACCGCCGCGCTCGGGATGGCGATGCGCGCGGTCGGGCACGGCTACCAGGTCCACGTGCTGCAGTTCATGAAGGGCGGCGCCGACTCCGTCGAGGACGTCCGCGGCGAGTACAACGCCATCGCCGCCCTCCCCGGGTTCAGCTACGAGAACCTCGGCCACTACGGCTGGCACGCGATGCCCGACGGGAGCGAGGAGCGCGACCACTCGGCCGAGGCCGAGGCGGGGCTGGAGCGCGCCCGGGAACTGGTGGCGGCCGCCGCCGACGCCGACCTCGCGACCCCGTTCGACCCTGCTGGGGACGCCGACGAGGGGATGCACATGCTCGTGCTCGACGAGGTGCTGTACGCCGCCGAGCGCGAGCTGGTCGCCCCGGCGGAGGTCCGCGAACTGGTCGAATCGAAACCAGACGCCCTCGAACTCGTGCTGACCGGCGGGCACTCCCCGCCGGAGTTCCTCGGCGACGCGGCCGACCTCGTGAGCGAGGTCCGGAAGGGCCGACACCCGTTCGACGACGGCCACCGGGCGCGGAAGGGCACCGAGTACTGA
- a CDS encoding DUF7504 family protein, giving the protein MPQGSEAFRYEFQPGIPLEAAAPGTNLLVSSPSGVLARELALDLLAAGSGQESLLLVAADLDGRGLLDRLDRPARSVDRSRLGIVDCTGPGDRDEERFTTHGEPISNPGDLTSIEVEFSLLYEKIAAEASHVRIGLLSLSSLLAHASLREVSRFVHMLTGRIIATDDLGVFAVDASLTDERTVETLSHFCDRHVQVRNGGDGGVELRVDERMAEPGAWAPLDHAVGGEDWDASVK; this is encoded by the coding sequence ATGCCCCAGGGCTCCGAGGCCTTCCGCTACGAGTTCCAGCCCGGCATCCCCCTCGAAGCAGCCGCGCCGGGGACGAACCTGCTGGTCAGCAGTCCCTCCGGCGTGCTCGCTCGCGAACTCGCACTCGACCTCCTCGCCGCGGGGTCGGGTCAGGAGTCGCTGTTGCTGGTCGCCGCCGACCTCGACGGGCGCGGCCTGCTCGACCGGCTCGACCGCCCCGCGCGCTCGGTCGACCGGTCCCGGCTCGGCATCGTCGACTGCACGGGCCCCGGCGACCGGGACGAGGAGCGGTTCACGACCCACGGTGAGCCCATCTCGAACCCGGGCGACCTGACCAGCATCGAGGTGGAGTTCTCGCTGCTCTACGAGAAGATCGCCGCGGAGGCCAGCCACGTCCGCATCGGGCTGCTGTCGCTGTCGTCGCTGCTGGCCCACGCCTCGCTCCGGGAGGTGTCGCGCTTCGTCCACATGCTGACGGGTCGCATCATCGCGACGGACGACCTCGGCGTGTTCGCGGTCGACGCCTCGCTCACCGACGAGCGGACCGTCGAGACGCTGAGCCACTTCTGCGACCGTCACGTCCAGGTCCGGAACGGCGGCGACGGGGGCGTCGAGCTCCGCGTCGACGAGCGGATGGCCGAGCCGGGCGCGTGGGCACCCCTCGACCATGCCGTCGGCGGCGAGGACTGGGACGCGTCCGTGAAGTAG
- a CDS encoding bifunctional metallophosphatase/5'-nucleotidase, whose amino-acid sequence MPLALHYSDLETALDRPDQLARLVGLVESLRDDRTLVVGTGDDTAPGALPLVTDGRAVLDAVDALAPDADVPGNHDFDAGVAAARDVLAATPQPYLAANLYDGTERAPAVEPWVVRETADARVGLVGVAHPETGKMNPEAADLRFEPVRPAVDEAVAAVRERGVDHVVVLAHLGRGSNGGSGGVPGGRDLAQDLDVAAVLDGHAHKHVATVVDGTVYARGGQGASHLNLVDLAARSVEPRRVGPDAPLHEGTATSLRERAREAGLTDVVATLDRPVRCDRPAVRAGESRIGNLVADAYRRRAEADVALVAPAAIRAGPDLSGAVTAWDLCRLVPFRDELVSLAVDGATLRRALARATGDPYPAWADWYFGHYAGVRLRYDEAAAEVLSVDVGGAPLADRRTYRLATTDYYVRSDHLFPDLTPDLVVDRHGPQYEAVLGALRDGLGVPELSGRVDRVGFEGVPDDAY is encoded by the coding sequence GTGCCCCTCGCCCTCCACTACTCCGACCTCGAGACGGCACTCGACCGTCCCGACCAGCTCGCCCGGCTGGTCGGCCTCGTCGAGTCGCTCCGCGACGACCGGACGCTCGTCGTCGGGACCGGCGACGACACCGCCCCCGGCGCGCTCCCGCTGGTGACCGACGGGCGGGCCGTGCTCGACGCCGTCGACGCGCTCGCGCCCGACGCCGACGTGCCCGGCAACCACGACTTCGACGCCGGCGTCGCCGCCGCCCGCGACGTGCTGGCAGCCACCCCGCAGCCGTACCTGGCGGCCAACCTCTACGACGGGACCGAGCGCGCCCCGGCGGTCGAGCCGTGGGTCGTCCGCGAGACGGCCGACGCCCGCGTGGGCCTCGTCGGCGTCGCGCACCCGGAGACCGGGAAGATGAACCCCGAGGCCGCCGACCTGCGGTTCGAGCCGGTCCGGCCGGCCGTCGACGAGGCCGTCGCGGCCGTCCGCGAGCGCGGTGTCGACCACGTCGTCGTCCTTGCCCACCTCGGGCGCGGGTCGAACGGCGGTTCCGGCGGCGTCCCCGGCGGGCGCGACCTCGCCCAGGACCTCGACGTCGCCGCGGTGCTGGACGGCCACGCCCACAAGCACGTCGCGACGGTCGTCGACGGCACCGTCTACGCCCGCGGCGGGCAGGGCGCGAGCCACCTGAACCTCGTCGACCTCGCCGCGCGGTCGGTCGAGCCACGCCGGGTCGGGCCAGACGCCCCCCTTCACGAGGGCACCGCCACGAGCCTCCGCGAGCGTGCCCGCGAGGCCGGCCTCACGGACGTGGTCGCCACGCTGGATCGTCCGGTGCGCTGTGATCGACCCGCGGTGCGGGCCGGGGAGTCCCGCATCGGCAACCTCGTCGCCGACGCCTACCGCCGGCGGGCGGAGGCCGACGTCGCGCTGGTGGCGCCCGCCGCCATCCGCGCCGGGCCGGACCTCTCGGGGGCCGTGACCGCGTGGGACCTCTGTCGGCTCGTCCCGTTCCGCGACGAGCTGGTGAGCCTCGCCGTCGACGGCGCCACCCTCCGCCGGGCGCTGGCACGGGCCACCGGGGACCCGTATCCGGCGTGGGCGGACTGGTACTTCGGCCACTACGCCGGCGTCCGGCTCCGCTACGACGAGGCCGCCGCCGAGGTGCTGTCGGTGGACGTGGGCGGTGCGCCGCTCGCCGACCGCCGGACCTACCGGCTCGCGACGACGGACTACTACGTCCGCAGCGACCACCTGTTCCCCGACCTCACGCCGGACCTCGTCGTCGACCGCCACGGCCCGCAGTACGAGGCGGTCCTCGGGGCGCTCCGGGACGGCCTGGGGGTGCCCGAACTCTCGGGCCGCGTCGACCGGGTCGGATTCGAAGGCGTTCCAGATGACGCATACTAG
- a CDS encoding GAF domain-containing protein encodes MSEATVLCVDPDDGPDGPRARLAAEPELSVIGSDSVAGGKQQLQETDIDCLVTEFDLPDGTGLDLVRYVRDQARDIGCILFTAADRATVTEGLETPLVVEYLHRESPAAADRLAALVAVTVRRRTGTAYPLPDDESARLATLTGLDLESEALAAALDRITDLAVRHFDLERASVNIVGESTQEVLACAGPDLPSMPREQSICTYSILKEGVTVIEDTATDPRFADNEALAEYGIRFYAGAPLRTDEGLPVGTLCVYDDEPRSFSEAEASYLELLAASAVEWFEVYGRLAQHEAAAAGGDT; translated from the coding sequence ATGAGCGAGGCAACCGTCCTCTGTGTCGACCCCGACGACGGGCCGGACGGGCCACGGGCCCGGCTGGCCGCGGAGCCGGAGCTCTCGGTCATCGGGAGCGATTCGGTCGCCGGAGGGAAACAGCAGTTACAGGAGACCGACATCGACTGCCTGGTCACCGAGTTCGATCTCCCGGACGGGACCGGGCTCGACCTCGTCAGGTACGTCCGCGACCAGGCCCGAGACATCGGGTGTATCCTCTTCACCGCGGCCGACCGGGCGACGGTGACCGAGGGGCTCGAGACGCCGCTCGTCGTCGAGTACCTCCACCGGGAGAGTCCCGCGGCGGCCGACCGGCTGGCGGCACTCGTCGCGGTGACCGTCCGGCGCCGCACCGGGACCGCCTACCCACTCCCCGACGACGAGTCCGCCCGGCTCGCCACGCTGACGGGGCTCGACCTCGAATCGGAGGCGCTCGCCGCGGCACTGGACCGCATCACCGACCTCGCGGTCCGGCATTTCGACCTCGAACGCGCGTCGGTCAACATCGTCGGGGAGTCGACACAGGAGGTGCTCGCCTGCGCCGGTCCCGACCTGCCGTCGATGCCCCGTGAGCAGTCCATCTGCACGTACTCCATCCTGAAGGAGGGGGTCACGGTCATCGAGGACACGGCGACGGACCCCCGATTCGCCGACAACGAGGCGCTGGCCGAGTACGGCATCCGCTTCTACGCCGGGGCGCCGCTCCGGACCGACGAGGGGCTCCCCGTCGGGACGCTCTGTGTCTACGACGACGAACCGCGGTCGTTCTCCGAGGCGGAGGCGTCGTACCTGGAACTGCTCGCGGCCTCCGCGGTCGAGTGGTTCGAGGTGTACGGCCGACTGGCCCAGCACGAGGCCGCCGCTGCCGGGGGTGACACCTGA